Proteins from a genomic interval of Streptococcus oralis:
- a CDS encoding capsid protein: protein MTVYNYAEQFEQALHQKYAKELASVDLFNSNPQVKFINAQTIKLPNITVSGYKDHNRQTIGFNSGTISNEWEPKKLEHDRDIEFAIDPMDVDETNLVVSIANVQNTLETEQGIPEKDCYVFSKLYTEAGKYTANGATIDTTTLTAENILQKFDDAMEKMDEAGVPSEGRILYVTPAVNKLFKQAKDIQRVLGVNGSNGDVKRSIYSLDDVKIKQVQSARMKSQYNFTNGCVATDEAKQMNFILIHPSCEVAREKYSYIKVFTPGHDSRTADNYLLQSRFYMDAFLIKNKAAGIFINATA from the coding sequence ATGACAGTTTATAACTACGCAGAACAATTCGAACAAGCTTTGCATCAAAAATATGCAAAGGAGCTTGCGTCTGTAGATTTGTTTAACTCAAATCCGCAAGTGAAATTTATCAATGCTCAAACAATTAAGCTACCAAACATCACAGTATCTGGTTACAAAGACCACAATCGTCAAACTATCGGTTTTAATTCTGGAACAATCTCCAACGAATGGGAACCAAAGAAACTCGAACATGACCGCGACATCGAATTTGCAATCGATCCTATGGATGTCGATGAAACAAACCTTGTCGTCTCTATTGCCAATGTTCAAAACACTCTGGAAACTGAACAAGGTATTCCTGAAAAAGATTGCTACGTGTTCTCAAAACTCTACACAGAAGCAGGTAAGTATACTGCTAACGGTGCCACTATCGACACTACAACATTGACTGCAGAAAATATCTTGCAAAAATTTGATGATGCCATGGAAAAAATGGACGAAGCAGGCGTCCCATCTGAAGGTCGCATTTTGTACGTCACTCCAGCTGTCAACAAGCTCTTCAAGCAGGCTAAAGACATCCAACGCGTGCTAGGAGTGAATGGTTCAAATGGCGACGTCAAACGCTCTATCTATAGCCTTGATGACGTTAAAATCAAACAAGTGCAATCAGCTCGCATGAAATCACAATACAACTTTACAAATGGCTGTGTCGCAACAGATGAAGCGAAACAAATGAACTTCATCTTAATCCACCCATCTTGTGAAGTTGCTCGTGAAAAATACTCTTACATCAAAGTATTTACACCAGGTCATGACTCACGTACAGCTGACAACTATTTGCTCCAATCTCGCTTCTACATGGATGCATTCTTGATCAAGAACAAAGCAGCTGGTATCTTTATTAACGCGACAGCGTAA
- a CDS encoding MazG-like family protein: protein MNTLENVKQWFIDRDLENCGRLDKQSLKLSEEFGELCAGYLKKNEKLTKDSIGDCAVVIVGLALLIKEDVHKIFNEVFSDEVFIDEYYVIECLVFLNRAISNIQLSNGFTNKDIYIVDLSRSIYWLKSISNALGYNFEECFELAYQEIKDRKGKWIDGVFVKEEDL from the coding sequence ATGAACACACTAGAAAATGTAAAGCAATGGTTTATTGATCGTGACCTTGAAAACTGTGGACGGTTAGACAAGCAGTCACTTAAACTCAGTGAAGAGTTCGGAGAGTTATGCGCTGGGTATCTCAAGAAGAATGAGAAGCTGACAAAGGACAGCATCGGAGACTGTGCAGTCGTGATTGTTGGTCTGGCCTTACTGATTAAAGAGGATGTTCATAAGATTTTTAATGAAGTTTTTAGCGACGAAGTTTTTATCGACGAATACTATGTCATAGAATGTCTGGTCTTTTTGAACAGAGCCATCAGTAATATTCAGTTATCAAATGGATTTACAAATAAAGATATATATATAGTCGATTTATCTCGTTCAATTTATTGGTTAAAATCAATCAGCAACGCTCTTGGTTATAACTTTGAAGAATGTTTTGAACTGGCATACCAGGAAATTAAAGACCGTAAGGGTAAATGGATTGACGGGGTGTTTGTGAAAGAGGAGGATTTATAA
- a CDS encoding capsid protein: MDMIRKSMRSFLKLEQAQPNVITITEAMTFEDNAAKNQIWYRGDSYELDQLYKQLPHSNINFWGATSTPGQEIRKIHTGIPGLIVDRLVDITLHDMNDLDFAEEMQGTLWEEIAEDSNFHDQLQEAIKDSLVMGDGAFRISFDPELTALPIVEWVGGDRIEIIYNRGRLKEVIFRTHFTERRRNYLLEEIYGYGSLTYKLYRGETELDMSATEYTANLVDVEFDKSVILCLPFKIYTSPKVKGRGQSIYDRKTDAFDSLDESWSQWMDALRSGRSREYIPENLLPRDPYTGEISKGNPFDHRFIKVETAMGEDAKNTITLQQANIPHESYLSTYVTALDLALQGIISPSTLGIDVKKLDNAEAQREKEKATLYTRNAIVTALQDYLPKLISMVLNADSVLKKNPLQKVKVDVPFGEYANPSFESQVETVSKAKTGGIMSIEASVEELYGDSKDQDWKDHEVARIKAEQGVTEVDVPSLNEAANDFEIEKEAEDAEDSDDRTEDLSHESEGSAGTSTDSE; the protein is encoded by the coding sequence ATGGACATGATCAGAAAGAGTATGAGAAGCTTTCTCAAACTGGAACAGGCACAGCCAAATGTCATCACAATTACAGAGGCAATGACGTTTGAAGATAATGCAGCAAAGAACCAAATTTGGTATCGCGGTGACTCATACGAACTGGACCAGCTCTACAAGCAATTACCACATAGCAACATCAACTTTTGGGGAGCGACAAGTACTCCTGGGCAAGAAATTAGAAAGATTCACACAGGAATCCCTGGTCTTATCGTTGATAGGTTGGTAGATATCACGCTGCACGATATGAATGATTTAGATTTTGCCGAGGAAATGCAAGGGACTTTGTGGGAAGAGATTGCTGAAGATAGCAACTTCCACGATCAACTGCAGGAGGCGATTAAAGATAGTCTTGTGATGGGTGATGGTGCTTTTCGTATTTCATTTGATCCGGAACTTACAGCATTGCCTATTGTTGAATGGGTTGGTGGAGATAGAATTGAAATCATCTACAACCGTGGAAGATTGAAAGAAGTTATTTTCCGCACACACTTCACAGAACGCAGACGGAACTATTTGCTCGAGGAAATCTACGGCTATGGTTCATTAACTTATAAGCTCTACAGAGGCGAAACTGAGCTAGATATGAGCGCAACAGAGTACACTGCTAACCTTGTCGATGTGGAGTTCGATAAATCCGTTATCTTGTGCTTGCCGTTTAAGATTTACACGTCACCTAAAGTAAAAGGCCGTGGTCAATCTATCTATGATCGTAAGACAGATGCTTTTGATAGCTTGGATGAGTCTTGGAGTCAGTGGATGGATGCTCTTCGTTCTGGACGATCACGAGAGTATATTCCTGAGAACTTACTTCCTAGAGATCCTTACACAGGAGAAATTAGTAAGGGCAATCCTTTTGACCATCGCTTTATTAAGGTTGAGACAGCGATGGGCGAGGATGCAAAGAACACAATCACATTGCAACAAGCTAATATCCCACATGAAAGTTATTTGAGTACATACGTGACTGCGCTTGATTTAGCTTTACAAGGTATCATTAGCCCATCAACACTCGGTATTGATGTCAAGAAGCTAGATAATGCCGAGGCACAACGTGAGAAAGAAAAGGCAACTCTCTATACTCGCAATGCTATTGTGACAGCTCTGCAAGATTACCTGCCAAAGTTAATCAGTATGGTTTTGAATGCTGATAGCGTGCTGAAGAAAAACCCACTACAGAAAGTCAAGGTCGACGTGCCGTTTGGCGAGTATGCTAATCCTAGTTTCGAATCACAGGTTGAGACAGTTTCTAAGGCCAAGACAGGCGGTATCATGTCGATTGAAGCGAGCGTTGAGGAATTGTACGGTGACTCAAAAGACCAGGACTGGAAAGACCATGAAGTGGCAAGAATCAAAGCGGAGCAAGGTGTGACAGAAGTCGACGTACCATCATTGAATGAAGCTGCTAACGATTTTGAGATAGAGAAGGAGGCTGAAGATGCTGAAGACAGTGACGATAGGACAGAGGATCTATCACATGAGTCAGAAGGAAGCGCAGGGACTTCTACAGATAGCGAGTGA
- a CDS encoding DUF1372 family protein, whose translation MKNTLIRFLLAWSLIDTCLLFMQQKPLLVYHADSKYQITGKVTEKRKIGNLFTITVNGNVFVVSEQKYNHIEIGDNIEL comes from the coding sequence ATGAAAAACACACTAATTCGCTTCTTGCTCGCATGGTCGCTTATCGATACTTGCTTGTTATTCATGCAACAGAAACCCTTACTTGTCTATCACGCTGATAGTAAGTACCAGATTACTGGCAAGGTTACGGAAAAACGTAAAATCGGAAATCTATTCACTATCACGGTAAACGGGAATGTGTTTGTGGTGAGTGAACAGAAATATAATCATATAGAAATCGGAGATAATATCGAATTATGA
- a CDS encoding DUF6275 family protein: MLEKAKQLASQEFSRLSDREIKAEDCFVVWFSKTLQNWKALVSTNAITSSEPCGNYAEITHNGDKKETYVDVYAKVSNRAIKD, translated from the coding sequence ATGTTAGAGAAAGCAAAACAATTGGCATCACAAGAATTTTCGCGCTTATCAGATCGTGAAATCAAAGCAGAAGACTGCTTTGTAGTTTGGTTTAGCAAGACCCTGCAAAACTGGAAAGCTCTTGTTAGTACGAACGCAATTACATCAAGCGAACCTTGTGGAAATTATGCAGAAATCACGCATAACGGAGACAAGAAAGAGACTTATGTGGATGTTTACGCAAAGGTTTCAAACCGTGCCATTAAAGATTAG
- a CDS encoding terminase yields MALTNSFPLSQKYIDFCNSFNNVDADFLEGTTAAGKTTVGVGVKFMRAVSRSTKKFHIIAAKTVGVAEKNIINQDNGILDIHKTAVYCGNGDKDSKIPHIKFEGKIIYVLGYDNKEKWKLVLGGQYGCVYIDEVNTADIEFVRELSTRNDYLMATLNPDNPDLPVYKEFINKARPYKKYAGDVPEEIMRDLSEPANPKWRYWFFTFNDNLSLTPEAIQKKKDAAPVGTKLYKNKILGLRGRATGIVFVNFDSKKHVLSKSFVKNTVTFQRFTAGLDTAYSASSPDTIAMIFQGISDDGKLYTLDEEVYNNAELDVPIAPSDTVVKFINFLERNRSEWGLARDVFVDSADQATITELNKYKRQYGCLYIFNNAYKKTKIIDRINFQIGWLAQGCYYVLSHCMNHIKELNTYSWKEGKDEPEDANDHTINANQYAWLPYRKIIGRKEN; encoded by the coding sequence ATGGCCTTGACGAATAGTTTCCCTCTATCTCAAAAGTACATTGATTTTTGCAACAGCTTTAATAATGTTGATGCGGACTTTTTGGAAGGCACAACGGCCGCTGGAAAAACAACGGTTGGTGTTGGTGTTAAGTTTATGCGAGCAGTCAGTAGGAGCACAAAGAAGTTTCATATCATTGCAGCAAAGACAGTTGGTGTAGCCGAAAAGAACATCATTAATCAGGATAACGGAATTTTAGACATCCATAAAACAGCCGTCTACTGTGGTAATGGTGACAAAGATTCGAAGATTCCTCACATCAAGTTTGAGGGTAAAATCATTTATGTATTGGGGTATGACAACAAGGAAAAATGGAAGCTGGTTCTTGGTGGACAGTATGGATGTGTCTATATTGATGAGGTCAACACGGCTGACATTGAGTTTGTTCGTGAGTTGTCCACACGTAATGATTATTTGATGGCAACGCTCAATCCGGATAATCCTGATTTACCAGTCTACAAAGAGTTCATCAACAAGGCAAGACCGTACAAAAAATACGCAGGCGATGTGCCGGAAGAAATTATGCGAGACCTATCAGAACCAGCTAACCCTAAATGGCGTTACTGGTTTTTTACGTTTAATGACAACCTGTCACTGACACCAGAAGCCATCCAGAAGAAAAAGGATGCGGCACCAGTTGGGACTAAGCTCTACAAAAATAAAATCCTTGGCCTACGTGGACGAGCAACAGGAATTGTCTTCGTTAATTTTGATAGCAAAAAACACGTATTGAGTAAGTCTTTTGTAAAGAATACGGTCACGTTCCAACGGTTCACAGCTGGACTAGATACAGCTTACTCAGCAAGTAGTCCGGATACAATTGCAATGATTTTCCAAGGGATATCAGATGACGGGAAGTTATATACGCTGGATGAGGAAGTCTATAACAACGCTGAGCTTGATGTGCCGATTGCTCCATCTGATACTGTGGTCAAGTTTATCAATTTCCTAGAACGCAATCGTAGTGAATGGGGATTGGCGCGTGATGTCTTTGTTGATAGTGCGGACCAAGCAACAATTACAGAATTAAACAAATACAAGCGACAATACGGCTGTCTGTATATCTTTAACAATGCTTATAAGAAAACCAAGATTATTGACCGGATCAACTTTCAAATTGGTTGGTTAGCTCAAGGTTGTTACTATGTGTTAAGTCATTGTATGAATCATATCAAAGAGCTAAACACTTACTCATGGAAAGAAGGAAAAGATGAGCCGGAAGATGCAAATGATCACACAATCAATGCGAATCAGTATGCATGGTTGCCATACAGGAAGATAATCGGAAGAAAGGAAAACTAA
- a CDS encoding terminase small subunit, protein MAFLILKKGGDGKLNERQRRFADEYIINANATDAAIKAGYSEKTARSQGQRLLTKVDISEYIKKRMDEIQDEKILTQKQILVMLSEIASGQAKETIVVTTKVAELIPDPKTGKSVKVYNEIPQLVEIPTKNSDRNKALELLGKRHQMWTDKVDINATVTETKKFDDIVSQLGGDGLDE, encoded by the coding sequence CTGGCTTTTTTGATTTTAAAAAAAGGTGGTGATGGAAAATTGAATGAAAGACAAAGACGATTCGCAGATGAGTACATCATCAACGCAAATGCGACAGATGCAGCTATTAAGGCAGGGTATAGTGAAAAGACTGCTAGAAGTCAAGGACAAAGATTGTTGACAAAAGTTGACATTTCTGAATATATCAAAAAAAGAATGGATGAGATTCAGGATGAAAAAATCCTGACTCAAAAACAAATACTTGTGATGTTGTCAGAGATTGCATCAGGTCAGGCGAAAGAGACAATTGTAGTCACGACAAAAGTAGCTGAGTTGATACCCGATCCCAAAACAGGAAAGAGCGTGAAAGTCTATAACGAAATTCCTCAGCTGGTTGAAATTCCGACAAAAAATAGCGATAGGAACAAAGCTTTGGAGTTACTAGGGAAACGACATCAAATGTGGACTGATAAAGTTGATATCAATGCTACAGTGACCGAAACTAAGAAGTTTGACGATATCGTTAGTCAGTTGGGCGGTGATGGCCTTGACGAATAG
- a CDS encoding DUF1492 domain-containing protein — MSKAKAILKDLRNLDLYIASLIRRRDKVEASLLSSQKYSVDKVSGGIKKKQDDIYVELLTAKDEIEQKTAEAIRKQRELQGLIDSLDNTDSQAILSLVYIDKMTRWQVMDELNCSESTYFRLLRIATKELDAVTAFDSKLQ; from the coding sequence GTGAGCAAGGCGAAGGCTATTTTAAAAGATTTAAGGAATTTGGATCTATATATCGCGAGTTTGATTAGGCGAAGAGATAAAGTTGAAGCTTCGCTCTTGTCTAGTCAAAAATACTCTGTTGATAAAGTTTCGGGAGGAATTAAGAAAAAGCAAGATGATATCTATGTTGAGTTGCTAACAGCTAAAGACGAGATTGAACAAAAAACTGCTGAAGCTATCAGGAAGCAGAGAGAACTTCAGGGGTTAATTGACTCTCTGGATAATACTGATAGTCAGGCGATACTGAGTTTGGTTTATATTGATAAGATGACGAGGTGGCAAGTTATGGATGAGCTAAATTGTAGCGAGAGCACCTACTTTCGATTGTTGCGTATAGCAACAAAGGAATTAGATGCGGTGACAGCATTTGACAGTAAATTACAGTAA
- a CDS encoding phage minor capsid protein → MAYDVSKAFERIENDLLDSMIRNIGRHKAEETAEGFEWEQWQVAQLKELERFKRSNAKKYSKEFANINSKISTAIQEAYKQGMDDEEMSILEAIKNGFEFNSGTDNLGASFFAINERKLNALLNSIEHDMKTAEHAVLRYTDDQYRRTIFDAQVAANTGAKTYEQSVDMATKDFLSRGITCIQYSNGAMVNIVSYADMAIRTATKRAYLMGEGVKRQEWGIHTVILNKRSNACPLCMPFEGKVLIDDVWSGGSAADGPYPLLSSAMAAGLYHPNCKDKHTTYFPGVSSEPEKIFTNQELDDIKERQLLDNKVQHAKRQEKRFSRLSQFSLDKDNVQKYTLRAEEWSKFKSNAEENLKYFEAEKGYKLYQEFSLESDSDYKKFINRQRLPRDTSGVASKKISAETRHMYIEATRKKFKDGTELGQALFARLADQSAIATIAETGVVRYESGKLFLNMYKDVDDPRGPGTGYFHEFGHQIDEKLGWEFTKDKKILQLLRKDFINLSDDTIFEAIHINDKASSASDILGALSEGRIQGKYSHSLVYWEKKGNIESEFFAHVFEAQFDSERREILEKTFPESYNYVINKLKER, encoded by the coding sequence ATGGCTTATGATGTATCTAAAGCATTTGAGCGAATCGAAAACGATCTGCTTGATTCTATGATTAGAAATATCGGAAGGCATAAGGCAGAGGAAACTGCTGAAGGTTTTGAATGGGAACAATGGCAGGTCGCTCAATTGAAAGAGCTTGAACGATTTAAGCGATCCAATGCCAAAAAATATAGCAAAGAGTTTGCCAATATCAATAGCAAGATTTCTACAGCTATCCAAGAAGCCTATAAGCAAGGCATGGATGATGAGGAAATGTCTATCCTGGAAGCTATCAAGAACGGTTTTGAATTTAACAGTGGAACAGATAATCTGGGGGCTTCATTTTTCGCTATCAATGAACGAAAGTTGAATGCGTTACTTAACTCGATCGAGCATGATATGAAGACGGCAGAGCATGCTGTATTGAGGTATACAGACGACCAGTACAGGCGCACAATATTTGATGCTCAGGTAGCAGCTAACACGGGAGCTAAGACATATGAGCAATCAGTGGATATGGCAACCAAAGATTTTCTAAGTCGGGGAATCACATGCATCCAATACAGTAACGGGGCCATGGTCAATATCGTATCGTACGCTGACATGGCCATTCGGACAGCAACCAAAAGAGCCTACCTAATGGGCGAGGGAGTCAAGCGCCAGGAGTGGGGGATTCACACTGTTATCTTAAACAAGCGATCGAATGCATGTCCTCTGTGCATGCCTTTTGAAGGTAAAGTATTGATTGATGATGTCTGGTCAGGAGGCAGTGCGGCTGATGGTCCATATCCATTGTTAAGTTCTGCAATGGCAGCTGGTTTGTATCACCCTAACTGCAAAGATAAGCATACAACTTATTTTCCTGGGGTCAGTAGCGAGCCAGAGAAAATATTTACAAATCAGGAATTGGACGACATCAAGGAAAGACAGTTACTGGACAACAAAGTTCAGCATGCTAAGCGACAGGAGAAACGCTTTAGCAGATTATCGCAGTTCAGTCTCGATAAAGACAATGTTCAGAAGTACACATTAAGGGCGGAAGAATGGTCTAAATTTAAGTCTAATGCAGAAGAAAATCTGAAATACTTTGAAGCGGAAAAAGGATACAAATTATACCAAGAGTTTTCACTCGAGAGTGATAGTGATTACAAGAAATTCATCAATCGTCAGAGATTGCCTAGAGATACTAGTGGCGTAGCTTCGAAGAAGATTTCTGCAGAGACACGACACATGTATATCGAGGCGACTCGAAAAAAATTCAAGGATGGTACAGAGCTTGGACAAGCCTTGTTTGCAAGATTAGCCGACCAGTCGGCGATTGCAACTATTGCAGAAACAGGAGTTGTGAGATATGAATCTGGAAAACTCTTCCTGAACATGTATAAGGACGTAGACGACCCTCGCGGACCTGGTACTGGTTATTTCCATGAATTTGGTCACCAAATAGATGAGAAGCTGGGTTGGGAATTCACAAAGGATAAAAAAATACTGCAACTTCTACGTAAAGACTTTATCAATTTATCTGACGATACTATTTTCGAAGCAATCCACATCAACGATAAAGCTTCTTCGGCATCTGATATATTAGGAGCGTTGAGTGAAGGTAGAATACAAGGTAAGTATTCGCACTCGCTCGTTTACTGGGAGAAAAAAGGAAATATAGAGAGCGAGTTTTTTGCGCATGTCTTTGAGGCACAATTTGATAGTGAACGAAGAGAAATACTTGAAAAAACCTTTCCTGAGAGTTATAATTATGTTATAAATAAACTAAAGGAGAGGTAG